The following are encoded together in the Naumannella cuiyingiana genome:
- a CDS encoding isocyanide synthase family protein → MTITRESPITERALRTAERIVQVLLRHRRGIPGEPAPTAAPRPQLIKVLDRVLAGVPIELALPAFPCKSPNPAKVCGPLPDEGERLALSYLQGICDEIADIHPPGARVIICSDGHVFADVVGVPDETVTAYGDHLRALADAEGRTRIGFCDLGDLWPGDDHAERRARLIRGWTEPVDELRVRARSDEQVARTLRGMIRFVLADAVDLTGTPAQRQREAKRRAYQLLARSRAWGALLLARRPDAVRLSIHPQPLGAAKLGIALLDRTATDDAWLTPWHAVVRYDVAGTPRLVHHAAVGDAEPVRRGGRLWCYRDRLAGRNNP, encoded by the coding sequence ATGACGATCACCCGCGAGTCGCCGATCACCGAGCGGGCGCTGCGTACCGCCGAACGGATCGTGCAGGTCTTGCTGCGGCACCGACGGGGCATTCCCGGCGAACCTGCCCCGACCGCCGCTCCGCGGCCGCAGTTGATCAAGGTCCTGGACCGGGTGCTGGCCGGGGTGCCGATCGAGCTGGCGCTGCCCGCCTTCCCGTGCAAGTCGCCGAACCCCGCCAAGGTGTGCGGCCCGCTGCCGGACGAGGGGGAGCGGCTGGCCCTTTCCTACCTGCAGGGCATCTGCGACGAGATTGCCGACATCCATCCGCCCGGAGCCCGGGTGATCATCTGCTCGGACGGCCACGTCTTCGCCGACGTGGTCGGCGTGCCCGACGAGACGGTCACCGCCTACGGTGATCATCTTCGCGCTCTGGCCGATGCCGAGGGGCGGACCCGGATCGGCTTTTGTGATCTCGGCGATCTGTGGCCCGGCGATGATCATGCCGAACGGCGGGCGCGGCTGATTCGCGGCTGGACCGAGCCGGTCGACGAGCTACGCGTCCGGGCCCGCTCCGACGAACAGGTCGCCCGCACGCTGCGCGGCATGATCAGGTTCGTGCTCGCCGACGCCGTCGATCTGACCGGTACGCCCGCCCAGCGCCAGCGCGAGGCGAAGCGGCGGGCGTACCAGTTGCTCGCCCGCTCGCGCGCCTGGGGTGCGCTGCTGCTGGCCAGGCGACCCGACGCCGTGCGACTGTCGATCCACCCGCAGCCGCTCGGGGCGGCCAAGCTGGGGATCGCCCTGCTCGACCGCACGGCGACCGACGACGCGTGGCTGACGCCGTGGCACGCGGTGGTGCGCTACGACGTCGCCGGTACGCCACGGCTCGTCCACCACGCGGCGGTCGGCGATGCCGAGCCGGTCCGGCGCGGGGGACGGCTGTGGTGCTACCGGGATCGCCTCGCTGGTAGAAACAACCCATGA
- a CDS encoding cytochrome P450: protein MTAPACPHLPGAPDPDLPRTPLSGAAYHRDPYPLLRALTAAGQAHPVRFPAVHAWLITGYAAARAALTDPRLGKDHARANPHFLAHASVMPQPQRSRLQVHLLHVDGERHRRMRALVARGLSAPAAESARPSIRAFVDDLIDDFPEPGSGTAEVDLAAALGRPLALTALAEAIGLPDDLRDAFDPDWGAVVAPVGPEHPERPTYERRLRELEDYIAAVVVDAARPQRRAGILGEVVAAAAAGVITAAERDSIIFQLLVAGQDPVSAQLGLCVLGLLEHPGLVDRLRAEPSAAPAIVEELLRHDAAFSLTTWRFLDRGDRLGGVDIPAGDSVIVSLGAANRDPDAFADPDAIDPDRYAVDGPRRHDVDGPRRPHLAFGHGAHRCPGAALARVQLAEALIALTSRLEGLRLACPRDALEWSTAPLTRAVRRLPVTYRGKGPRR, encoded by the coding sequence ATGACCGCCCCCGCCTGCCCGCACCTGCCGGGCGCACCCGATCCGGACCTGCCCCGCACGCCGCTGAGCGGCGCGGCCTACCATCGCGATCCCTACCCGCTGCTGCGCGCGCTGACCGCCGCCGGCCAGGCTCATCCGGTGCGTTTCCCGGCCGTGCACGCCTGGCTGATCACGGGGTACGCCGCGGCGCGGGCGGCACTGACCGACCCGCGGCTCGGCAAGGACCATGCGCGGGCCAATCCACATTTCCTGGCCCACGCATCGGTGATGCCGCAGCCGCAGCGCTCGCGGCTGCAGGTACACCTGCTGCACGTCGACGGCGAGCGGCACCGCCGGATGCGCGCGCTCGTCGCCCGCGGCCTGTCGGCGCCCGCCGCGGAGTCGGCGCGGCCGAGCATCCGCGCGTTCGTGGACGACCTGATCGACGACTTCCCCGAGCCGGGGAGTGGCACGGCCGAGGTCGATCTCGCGGCGGCCCTCGGCCGGCCGCTGGCCCTGACCGCGCTCGCCGAGGCCATCGGTCTGCCCGATGACCTGCGGGACGCCTTCGACCCCGACTGGGGAGCCGTGGTCGCGCCGGTCGGTCCGGAGCACCCCGAACGCCCGACCTACGAGCGACGACTCCGCGAGCTGGAGGACTACATCGCGGCCGTCGTCGTCGACGCCGCCCGACCGCAGCGGCGCGCCGGAATCCTCGGCGAGGTTGTCGCCGCAGCGGCGGCCGGCGTGATCACCGCGGCCGAGCGCGACTCGATCATCTTCCAGCTCCTGGTCGCCGGCCAGGACCCGGTCAGCGCGCAACTAGGCCTGTGCGTCCTCGGCCTGTTGGAGCATCCCGGGCTGGTCGATCGCCTGCGCGCCGAGCCGTCCGCCGCGCCGGCGATCGTGGAGGAACTGCTGCGCCACGACGCCGCGTTCTCGCTGACCACCTGGCGCTTCCTGGACCGCGGCGACCGGCTCGGCGGCGTGGACATCCCGGCCGGTGACTCGGTGATCGTCTCCCTCGGTGCGGCCAATCGCGATCCGGACGCCTTCGCCGACCCGGACGCGATCGACCCCGATCGCTATGCCGTCGACGGTCCCCGTCGCCATGACGTCGACGGTCCCCGCCGCCCCCATCTTGCCTTCGGTCACGGAGCACACCGCTGCCCCGGGGCGGCGCTGGCACGGGTGCAGCTCGCCGAGGCGCTGATCGCGCTGACGAGCCGGCTGGAGGGACTGCGGCTCGCTTGCCCCCGAGACGCCCTGGAGTGGTCCACCGCGCCGCTCACCCGCGCCGTGCGTCGGCTCCCGGTGACCTACCGCGGGAAGGGGCCGCGGCGATGA
- a CDS encoding TIGR03085 family metal-binding protein, which produces MNFAQSERAALCQLLDETGPAAPTLCAGWTTHDLAAHLWIRETDPLGAPGILARPLAGLTERRMAEAKDRWSYPELVERVRRGPAPLSVFAIPGVDEGANTLEYFVHHEDVRRAAEAPIEPRELDAEAEDWMWRRLRLMGRAFFRRAGVGVVLERSDGEAGGDREPETIRVSSGPETVTLVGRPSELMLYAYGRGDRAQVLSVGEPAALIKLGEVELGL; this is translated from the coding sequence GTGAACTTCGCCCAATCCGAACGCGCCGCCCTGTGTCAGTTGCTGGACGAGACGGGGCCGGCGGCACCGACGCTGTGCGCGGGCTGGACCACCCATGACCTCGCGGCACACCTGTGGATCCGCGAGACCGACCCGCTCGGCGCGCCCGGCATCCTGGCCCGCCCGCTGGCCGGGCTGACCGAGCGGCGGATGGCGGAGGCGAAGGACCGCTGGAGCTATCCCGAGTTGGTCGAGCGGGTACGCCGCGGCCCGGCGCCGCTGTCGGTGTTCGCGATCCCCGGGGTCGACGAGGGCGCCAACACGCTGGAGTACTTCGTGCACCACGAGGACGTCCGGCGCGCCGCCGAGGCGCCGATCGAGCCGCGCGAGCTGGACGCCGAGGCCGAGGACTGGATGTGGCGACGGCTGCGGCTGATGGGCCGCGCGTTCTTCCGCCGCGCGGGCGTCGGGGTCGTCCTGGAACGCTCCGACGGCGAGGCGGGCGGGGATCGGGAGCCCGAGACGATTCGGGTCTCCTCGGGCCCGGAGACCGTCACGCTGGTCGGCCGACCGTCGGAGTTGATGTTGTACGCGTACGGGCGCGGCGACCGCGCCCAGGTCCTGTCGGTGGGCGAGCCGGCGGCGTTGATCAAGCTCGGCGAGGTCGAACTCGGCCTGTGA
- a CDS encoding TetR family transcriptional regulator — MSADASARRRLSRADWIAAARALLAEQGVERLAVEPLARRVGATKGSFYWHFADRGALLEAVLADWSDRATAAVITEVERAPDDERLAALLAHALGEADDEDEALERAVLAAADDPRVTPAVARVHAARVEYLCRLFADRGLPPARAQARARICYAAYLGGRQLDALPGGPPGARVAYREELLRMVTAP, encoded by the coding sequence GTGTCCGCCGATGCCTCCGCCCGCCGGCGCCTGAGTCGCGCCGACTGGATCGCGGCAGCGCGGGCGCTGCTGGCCGAGCAGGGGGTGGAACGCCTTGCCGTCGAGCCCCTCGCGCGCCGCGTGGGCGCGACCAAGGGCAGCTTCTACTGGCACTTCGCCGACCGCGGCGCACTGCTCGAGGCCGTGCTCGCCGACTGGTCGGACCGCGCGACGGCGGCCGTGATCACCGAGGTCGAGCGCGCGCCGGACGACGAACGACTCGCAGCGCTGCTCGCGCACGCCCTGGGCGAGGCGGACGACGAAGACGAGGCGCTCGAGCGCGCGGTCCTGGCGGCCGCCGACGACCCCAGGGTCACGCCCGCCGTGGCGCGGGTGCACGCCGCGCGGGTGGAATACCTGTGCCGGCTGTTCGCCGACCGCGGCCTGCCTCCCGCTCGGGCGCAGGCGCGGGCGCGGATCTGTTATGCCGCCTATCTCGGCGGGCGCCAGCTCGACGCGCTGCCCGGTGGCCCGCCCGGCGCGCGTGTGGCGTACCGCGAGGAACTGCTGCGGATGGTCACCGCTCCCTGA
- a CDS encoding SRPBCC family protein encodes MGWTSRTPTGIRNVHSRLTAGPPEAAAALLQGIAEPGNPLWPTDRWPPLVLDRGLATGSAGGHGPIRYRVDTSAPGTITFGFDADDLVGRHTFTLAGEGSGVRWTHELIIEAPDLLTRLVVVPLHDQLLEDLLDGAEAAMAGTPVRRTPFRMGVRARRWLVDRLAPAAPETAAL; translated from the coding sequence ATGGGTTGGACCAGCCGCACCCCGACCGGCATCCGCAACGTGCACAGCCGCCTCACCGCGGGACCGCCGGAGGCGGCAGCGGCCCTCTTGCAGGGCATCGCCGAACCGGGCAACCCGCTGTGGCCGACCGACCGCTGGCCGCCCCTGGTCCTCGACCGCGGGCTGGCCACCGGCAGCGCGGGCGGCCACGGCCCGATCCGCTATCGGGTCGATACCTCGGCCCCCGGCACGATCACCTTCGGCTTCGACGCGGACGACCTGGTCGGGCGCCACACCTTCACCCTCGCCGGCGAGGGCTCCGGGGTCCGCTGGACCCACGAGTTGATCATCGAAGCCCCCGACCTGCTCACCCGGCTGGTCGTGGTGCCGCTGCATGATCAACTCCTGGAGGACCTGCTGGACGGCGCCGAGGCGGCGATGGCGGGTACGCCGGTGCGGCGTACCCCGTTCCGGATGGGTGTCCGTGCGCGCCGCTGGCTGGTCGACAGGCTGGCGCCGGCGGCGCCCGAAACGGCGGCGCTGTAG
- a CDS encoding carboxyl transferase domain-containing protein — protein sequence MPELSRTAPSSRIAPLSRIAPLSRIAIVNRGEAAMRLIHAVRDLNGRSPGGEPLTAVALHTDVDAGAAFVREADEAYLLGAAADRPYLDLAVLERALVDTRADAVWVGWGFVAEDPAFADLCARLGVTFIGPSAEAMRRLGDKIGSKLLAEEVGVPVAPWSGGGVDTLDDALAAAQRIGYPLMLKATAGGGGRGIRKVESADELADAYQRTRDEAERAFGSGVVFLEKAVSGARHVEVQLIADGQGEAWAVGVRDCSIQRRNQKIIEESASPLLNAEQTAELRAAAERLALAVGYAGAGTVEFLYHPADRTFAFLEVNTRLQVEHPITEVVTGLDLVALQIQIASGRSLTEVAGARPEERGHAVEARLNAEDPDRDFAPSPGRIARLEFPAGPGIRVDTGVAEGDTIPADFDSMIAKIIAHGPDRETALARLRRAMSETTVVIDGGATNSSFVQELLAAPEVTRGEPDWADTGWIDRVRAQGRLVARQHAGVALVAAAIDAYSEAERTEIARFLQTAQGGRPQLQHEPGRTVELSLRGTPYRVSVWQTSPQRYRVTVADGDVAHTVTAELDRLDEVHGRLTVGGRRYRLVTATHGPVHLVQVDGVTHRISREEGGVLRSPAPALVVATPHGVGEEVAAGAPVLVLESMKMETVLPAPYAGRITELLVRTGSQVETGAALARLEPVGEEADEASAVTERPDLDLPEPADGVPSAGERARAALGRLRGLLMGYDVDADHRGDVLADYLADRDALAAAGIDVFGAEMALLDLFTDYAELSRNRPAGEELHTELRVHSSRELFHSYLRSVDAERSGLPDHFTEKLLRVLGHYGVADLERTPQLEEALFRISLAQQHVSDVDIALGLLQHWLSEPAPPADRAIRARAMLERMVRATQLRFPVVGDIARSIRFRWFDQPAVDAERDKVLAGVGAEVAQLTDFDAPDRAARIAALTAIPEQLVSFLRDRMADGLPEREPLLEVLIGRHYLELDLHDRSVATALGRPVVRAEYDAGAKGPTRVISTIGDVAELADGSLGELVAGEFADDHDNVVEIYLRWPQPPARPDDVSAELASTLADQPWVSRCRRVSVAVCPRAPRPVDYFTFRPGGEGLVEDTLVRGMHPMVGRRLNLWRLSEFDVTRLDAPDDVLLYECVAKSNPADRRLVAAAQVRQLAVVRDDEGRVVGLPHAERAVENCLEAIRRVRTSRGRAGARLDQNHVWVTVWPVVEADISQLTALQDKIIPLSEGAGLEEVLAQGRIASEGGPAQPIAIRFHAQPGAGTVADVIAPPTEPLAPVDDYASRALRAKRRGLVYPYELASVLAGGGSLVEHDLDRSGRLVPVDRPPGRNTAGIIVAVVTTPTSLHPDGITRVVLCGDPTRALGALSEAECRRVIAAIDLADELGVPLEWFALSAGARVSMDSGTENMDWVAAALKRIVEFTQAGGEINVVVAGINVGAQPYWNAEATMLMHTKGILIMTPDSAMVLTGKQSLDFSGGVSAEDNFGIGGYDRVMGPNGQAQYWAPDLAGAMEVLMEHYAHTYVAPGEPGPRRAPTTDPSDRDVSDHAHGGDFATVGDIFSPIHNPDRKRPFDIRTVMRALADADHGLLERWSQMADADTAVVADTRIGGYPVCLIGIESTPVARQGFPPTDGPDTYTAGTLFPQSSKKVARAINAASGNRPLVVLANLSGFDGSPESMRKLQLEYGAEIGRAIVNFDGPIVFCVISRYHGGAFVVFSKRLNPGMTVLAIEGSYASVLGGAPAAAVVFASEVDKRAAADPRATELEARIEAADAAERGELVVEQAELREQLRAEKIAEIAAEFDGVHSIHRAVEVGSVDEVISPAELRPKIIATIERWAAGQSPRP from the coding sequence GTGCCCGAGCTGTCCCGAACCGCCCCGTCGTCCCGGATCGCCCCGTTGTCCCGGATTGCCCCGTTGTCCCGGATCGCCATCGTGAACCGGGGTGAGGCCGCGATGCGACTCATCCATGCCGTCCGCGATCTCAACGGACGCTCGCCCGGCGGCGAGCCGCTGACCGCCGTCGCTCTGCACACCGATGTCGACGCCGGCGCGGCCTTCGTCCGGGAGGCCGACGAGGCGTACCTGCTCGGCGCCGCCGCCGACCGCCCCTACCTCGACCTTGCGGTGCTGGAGCGCGCCCTGGTCGACACCCGGGCCGACGCCGTCTGGGTCGGCTGGGGCTTCGTCGCCGAGGACCCGGCCTTCGCCGACCTGTGCGCGCGGCTCGGCGTGACCTTCATCGGACCCAGCGCCGAGGCGATGCGCCGGCTGGGCGACAAGATCGGCTCCAAGCTGCTCGCCGAGGAGGTCGGCGTACCCGTCGCCCCGTGGAGTGGTGGCGGCGTCGACACCCTCGACGACGCGTTGGCCGCCGCGCAGCGGATCGGCTACCCGTTGATGCTGAAGGCGACCGCCGGCGGCGGCGGGCGCGGGATCCGCAAGGTGGAGAGCGCCGACGAGCTCGCCGACGCCTACCAGCGCACCCGCGACGAGGCCGAGCGCGCGTTCGGCAGCGGCGTGGTCTTCCTGGAGAAGGCCGTCTCCGGAGCCCGGCACGTCGAGGTGCAGCTCATCGCCGACGGGCAGGGAGAGGCCTGGGCCGTCGGCGTCCGCGACTGCTCGATCCAGCGCCGCAACCAGAAGATCATCGAGGAGTCCGCGTCGCCGCTGCTGAATGCGGAGCAGACCGCAGAGCTGCGGGCCGCCGCAGAACGGCTCGCGCTGGCGGTCGGGTACGCCGGGGCGGGCACCGTCGAGTTCCTCTACCACCCCGCCGACCGCACGTTCGCGTTCCTCGAGGTGAACACGCGGCTGCAGGTCGAGCATCCGATCACCGAGGTGGTGACCGGGCTGGACCTGGTCGCGCTGCAGATCCAGATCGCCTCGGGGCGCAGCCTGACCGAGGTCGCGGGCGCCCGGCCCGAGGAGCGCGGGCACGCGGTCGAGGCCCGGCTGAACGCCGAGGATCCCGATCGCGATTTCGCGCCGTCGCCGGGACGGATCGCGCGACTGGAGTTCCCGGCGGGGCCGGGGATCCGGGTGGACACCGGGGTGGCCGAGGGCGACACCATCCCCGCCGACTTCGACTCGATGATCGCCAAGATCATCGCGCACGGGCCCGATCGGGAGACCGCGCTCGCCCGGCTGCGCCGCGCCATGTCGGAGACGACCGTGGTGATCGACGGTGGCGCTACCAACTCCAGCTTCGTGCAGGAGCTCCTGGCAGCGCCCGAGGTGACCCGGGGGGAGCCCGACTGGGCCGACACCGGCTGGATCGACCGGGTACGCGCGCAGGGGCGGCTGGTGGCCCGTCAGCACGCCGGCGTGGCGCTGGTGGCCGCGGCGATCGACGCCTATTCCGAGGCCGAGCGGACCGAGATCGCGCGCTTCCTGCAGACCGCCCAGGGTGGGCGGCCGCAGTTGCAGCACGAGCCGGGCCGGACGGTCGAACTGTCGCTGCGCGGTACGCCCTACCGGGTCAGCGTCTGGCAGACCTCGCCGCAGCGCTACCGGGTCACGGTCGCCGACGGCGATGTCGCGCACACCGTGACCGCGGAGCTGGACCGCCTGGACGAGGTGCACGGGCGGCTCACCGTGGGCGGTCGTCGGTACCGGCTGGTGACCGCGACCCACGGCCCCGTGCACCTGGTCCAGGTCGACGGGGTCACCCATCGGATCAGCCGCGAGGAGGGGGGCGTGCTGCGCTCCCCGGCCCCGGCGCTGGTCGTCGCTACCCCGCACGGTGTCGGCGAGGAGGTGGCGGCCGGTGCGCCGGTGCTGGTGCTGGAATCGATGAAGATGGAGACGGTACTGCCGGCGCCCTATGCCGGGCGGATCACCGAACTGTTGGTACGCACCGGCAGCCAGGTGGAGACCGGCGCCGCGCTGGCGCGGCTGGAGCCGGTCGGCGAGGAGGCCGACGAGGCGTCCGCGGTGACGGAGCGGCCCGATCTCGACCTGCCCGAGCCGGCGGACGGCGTACCGTCGGCCGGCGAACGCGCGCGGGCCGCGCTCGGCCGCCTGCGCGGGCTGTTGATGGGCTACGACGTGGACGCGGATCACCGCGGCGATGTGCTGGCCGACTACCTCGCCGACCGCGACGCGCTGGCGGCGGCCGGAATCGATGTCTTCGGCGCCGAGATGGCGCTGCTCGACCTGTTCACCGACTATGCCGAGCTGAGCCGGAACCGCCCGGCCGGCGAGGAGCTGCACACCGAGTTGCGGGTGCACAGCTCGCGCGAGCTGTTCCACAGCTACCTGCGCAGCGTTGACGCCGAGCGCAGCGGACTGCCGGATCACTTCACCGAGAAGCTGCTGCGCGTCCTCGGGCACTACGGCGTTGCCGATCTCGAGCGGACACCGCAGCTCGAGGAGGCGCTGTTCCGGATCTCGCTGGCCCAGCAGCACGTCTCCGATGTCGACATCGCGCTCGGGCTGCTGCAGCACTGGCTGAGCGAGCCGGCGCCGCCGGCCGACCGCGCGATCCGGGCTCGGGCGATGCTGGAGCGGATGGTCCGGGCAACGCAGTTGCGGTTCCCCGTGGTCGGCGACATCGCCCGGTCGATCCGGTTCCGTTGGTTCGACCAGCCCGCGGTGGATGCGGAGCGGGACAAGGTGCTGGCCGGTGTCGGCGCGGAGGTGGCGCAGCTCACGGACTTCGACGCGCCGGACCGTGCCGCCCGGATCGCCGCCCTGACGGCGATCCCCGAGCAGTTGGTCTCCTTCCTGCGCGATCGGATGGCCGACGGGCTGCCCGAGCGCGAGCCGCTGCTGGAGGTGCTGATCGGGCGTCACTATCTGGAGCTCGATCTGCATGATCGATCGGTCGCGACGGCGCTCGGGCGACCGGTGGTACGCGCCGAGTACGACGCGGGGGCCAAGGGCCCGACCCGGGTGATCTCGACGATCGGCGACGTCGCCGAGCTCGCCGACGGCTCGCTGGGTGAGTTGGTCGCCGGCGAGTTCGCCGATGATCATGACAATGTCGTGGAGATCTATCTGCGCTGGCCGCAGCCTCCGGCGCGCCCGGACGACGTCTCCGCAGAGCTCGCCTCGACGCTGGCGGACCAGCCCTGGGTGAGCCGCTGCCGCCGGGTCTCGGTGGCGGTCTGCCCGCGCGCGCCGCGACCGGTCGACTACTTCACCTTCCGGCCGGGTGGCGAGGGGCTGGTCGAGGACACCCTGGTCCGCGGGATGCACCCGATGGTCGGCCGCCGGCTGAACCTGTGGCGGCTGTCCGAGTTCGACGTGACCCGGCTCGATGCGCCGGACGATGTGCTGCTCTACGAATGCGTGGCGAAGTCGAATCCGGCCGATCGCCGGCTGGTCGCGGCGGCCCAGGTGCGCCAGCTCGCCGTCGTCCGCGATGACGAGGGACGGGTGGTCGGGCTGCCGCATGCCGAGCGGGCCGTGGAGAACTGCCTGGAGGCGATCCGGCGGGTACGCACGTCGCGCGGCCGGGCCGGCGCCCGGCTGGACCAGAACCACGTCTGGGTCACGGTCTGGCCGGTCGTCGAGGCCGACATCTCGCAGTTGACGGCGCTGCAGGACAAGATCATCCCGCTCTCGGAGGGGGCGGGTCTGGAGGAGGTGCTGGCCCAGGGCCGGATCGCCAGCGAGGGCGGGCCGGCGCAGCCGATCGCGATCCGCTTCCACGCCCAACCGGGTGCCGGCACGGTCGCCGATGTGATCGCCCCGCCCACCGAACCGCTGGCCCCGGTGGACGACTACGCCAGCCGGGCGCTGCGGGCCAAGCGCCGCGGGCTGGTCTATCCCTACGAGCTGGCATCGGTGCTCGCCGGCGGCGGCAGCCTGGTCGAGCACGATCTCGATCGGTCCGGGCGGCTGGTCCCCGTGGACCGTCCGCCGGGCCGGAACACCGCGGGGATCATCGTCGCCGTGGTGACCACCCCGACGTCGTTGCATCCCGACGGGATCACCCGGGTGGTGCTCTGCGGCGACCCGACCCGGGCGCTGGGGGCGCTGTCGGAGGCCGAGTGCCGCCGGGTGATCGCGGCGATCGACCTGGCCGACGAGCTCGGCGTACCGCTGGAATGGTTCGCCCTGTCCGCCGGCGCCCGGGTGTCGATGGACAGCGGCACCGAGAACATGGACTGGGTGGCGGCGGCGCTGAAGCGCATCGTCGAGTTCACCCAGGCGGGCGGTGAGATCAACGTCGTGGTGGCCGGCATCAATGTCGGCGCGCAGCCGTACTGGAATGCCGAGGCGACGATGCTGATGCACACCAAGGGCATCCTGATCATGACTCCGGACAGCGCGATGGTGCTGACGGGCAAGCAGTCGCTGGACTTCTCCGGCGGCGTGTCGGCCGAGGACAACTTCGGGATCGGCGGTTACGACCGGGTGATGGGACCGAACGGGCAGGCGCAGTACTGGGCGCCCGACCTGGCCGGCGCGATGGAGGTCCTGATGGAGCACTACGCGCACACCTATGTGGCGCCGGGCGAGCCGGGCCCCCGGCGCGCGCCGACGACCGATCCGAGCGATCGCGATGTCAGTGATCATGCGCACGGCGGCGACTTCGCGACCGTCGGCGACATCTTCTCCCCGATCCACAATCCCGACCGCAAACGACCCTTCGACATCCGTACCGTGATGCGTGCGCTGGCCGATGCCGATCATGGTCTGCTGGAGCGCTGGTCGCAGATGGCCGATGCGGACACCGCGGTGGTCGCCGATACCCGGATCGGTGGCTATCCGGTGTGTCTGATCGGCATCGAGTCCACACCCGTTGCCAGGCAGGGATTCCCGCCGACCGACGGGCCGGACACCTATACCGCGGGTACGCTCTTCCCGCAGTCGTCGAAGAAGGTGGCGCGCGCGATCAATGCCGCGTCCGGCAACCGGCCGCTGGTGGTGCTGGCGAATCTGTCGGGCTTCGACGGCTCGCCGGAGTCGATGCGCAAGCTGCAACTGGAGTACGGCGCGGAGATCGGCCGGGCGATCGTCAACTTCGACGGCCCGATCGTGTTCTGCGTCATCTCGCGCTATCACGGCGGCGCGTTCGTGGTCTTCTCCAAGCGGCTGAACCCGGGCATGACGGTGCTCGCGATCGAGGGCTCCTATGCCTCGGTGCTGGGCGGGGCGCCGGCGGCGGCGGTGGTCTTCGCCTCCGAGGTGGACAAGCGCGCGGCAGCCGATCCCAGGGCCACCGAGCTGGAGGCGCGGATCGAGGCAGCCGATGCGGCCGAACGCGGCGAGCTGGTGGTCGAGCAGGCGGAGCTGCGCGAGCAACTGCGGGCGGAGAAGATCGCCGAGATCGCCGCGGAGTTCGACGGCGTGCACTCGATCCACCGGGCCGTCGAGGTCGGGTCGGTCGACGAGGTCATCTCCCCCGCCGAGCTGCGGCCGAAGATCATCGCCACCATCGAGCGCTGGGCCGCCGGGCAGTCCCCCCGCCCCTGA
- a CDS encoding FBP domain-containing protein, which yields MEPITAEQVRASFVNTTRSQLKKLTVPADLATERWDDLDFLGWRDPKAPQQGYLVAPRDGGLTGVALRTQEPSRRDPKAAMCSLCLTVHPMADVALFAARRSGPGGRRGDTVGTYICANLRCPLYVRGVLTSEAARPMGETLSVEAKIIRLRANVDRFVDRVLED from the coding sequence ATGGAGCCCATCACCGCCGAGCAAGTCCGCGCCAGCTTCGTCAACACGACCCGGTCGCAGCTCAAGAAGCTCACCGTTCCGGCCGACCTGGCCACGGAGCGGTGGGACGATCTCGACTTCCTGGGCTGGCGCGACCCGAAGGCGCCCCAACAGGGCTACCTGGTCGCGCCCCGCGACGGTGGCCTGACCGGGGTGGCGCTGCGCACCCAGGAGCCGTCGCGGCGGGACCCGAAGGCGGCCATGTGCTCGCTGTGCCTGACGGTGCACCCGATGGCCGATGTCGCGCTCTTCGCCGCGCGTCGCTCCGGGCCCGGCGGTCGCCGGGGTGACACGGTCGGCACCTACATCTGCGCCAACCTGCGCTGCCCGCTCTACGTGCGCGGCGTACTCACCTCCGAGGCAGCCCGCCCGATGGGCGAGACGCTGTCGGTCGAGGCCAAGATCATCCGGCTCCGGGCCAATGTCGACCGCTTCGTGGATCGCGTACTCGAGGACTGA